TGTATTGCACCCTTCAGACTACCACTATTCAGTTAAGCAATCTCAAGGTCCAGCAAAACTTAGTGCTCGAGGAGATATCCGCGAGTGAAGTCAATTGCACCGCTGAAGTCAAGAGTTACACCTTTGAGGTACTCTTTAGTCAGGGAGTTGTTTGTGTAGTAGTAGAACGGAATCAGAATCATATCATCCTGAATGATCATTTTCTCAGCTTTGGCAAACATTTCTTGGCGTGCTGCCAGGTCGGAGCTTGTTTTAGCTTCGTTAATCAGCTTGTCATACTCAGGGTTAGCGTAACCTGTATCATTGTTACCGCCGCCTGTTACCCACATATCCAGGAAGGTCATTGGATCATTGTAATCCGCAGTCCAGCCAGCACGTGCGATCTGGTAGTTCAGGTTCTGACGGTTGTCGATAAATACAGCCCATTCCTGGTTCACAGTGTTTACAGTGATATCCAGAGCCTTTTTCCACATATCAGCTACAGCCAAAGCAATTTTCTTGTGGCCTTCACTGGTGTTGTAAGACAATTCAACCGGTGGCAGTGCAGTCAGACCTTCTTCAGCCAGACCTTCTTTAAGCAATGCTTTGGCTCCTTCAATATCTTCCTTGAAGTAGTCGTCTTTAACTGCATTACGGAATTCACCGTCAGCGCCGGCAATACCCGGTGGTACATAACCAAATGCTGGGATTTGTCCACCCAATGTTACGTTGTCGATCAGAGCCTGGCGGTTAATAGACATTGCCAGGGCTTTACGGATTTTAACGTTGTCGAACGGTTTTTCAGTGATGTTGAATTCATAGTAATAGGTACTTGCGATACCTTTTCTCTGGAACTCGTTAGGAAGCTCTTTTTGTACAATTGGAATCTGCTCTTGCGGGATTTCGCCGTGTGGTGCGCCAGCGCGGTCAAGTTCGCCGTTCTTGTAGCTCAGCAGTTCAGTTGCGCCGCTGTTAACCAGGGAGAAGTCGATTTTGGCCAGCTTAACGCTTGCAGCATCCCAATACTTATCGTTCTTGCTTACTTGCAGGGATTGGCCTGTAGTCCACTCAGTCAGGGTGAACGCGCCGTTAGTGATCATAGTGTCTTTACTTGTAGCCCATTTAGCATTACCCTCAACAGATTTGTGTACAGGGTAATAAGTATAGAAGGACAGAAGTCCAAGGAAGTAAGGAGTTGGAGCCTTCAGCGTAACTTCAAGAGTTTTCGCATCTACAGCTTTTACGCCCACTTGACTGAAATCTGTAATTTTCTTTCCATAATATTCTTCAGCATTCTTCAGGTAGTACAGTTGATAAGCGTAAGGTGCAGTAGGATCTGTGTTAGGGTCGAGCACGATTTTCCATGCGCGAACGAAGTCAGCAGCTTCTACAGGGTCACCGTTGCTCCACTGTGCATCACGCAGGTGGAACGTATATACCAGTCCGTCAGCGGAAACATCCCACTTCTCGGCAATACCTGGCTCAGCTTGGCCAGTTTCATCATTCATGCGGGTCAAGCCTTCATACATTGTCTTCAGGACGGTATTGGCTTGGCTGTCCTGAGCTTGTGCAGGGTTAAACGTAGGTGGTTCTGCAGTCAGGTTAACTCTAAGTGTCTGGTCAGCAGCCAGCTTCTCGTCACCTGTTGTTCCTGTGTTCGTGCTGCCTTCGGGTGCAGTCGTCGCCGCTGCATTGGTGCCGCTGTTCGTATTGTTCTTGTTTCCGCCGCAGCCAGCAAGCACTGTGCCGATAACTAAAACTAATGCGAACATGAGCAATAGACTTTTACTCTTCTTCATCTAGCAGTTCCCCCTAAATAGAATGTGGTATATGGTTTATGATTATACAACCAGTGGTCAAAAAAATCTAGAGCAATATTTTCTGAAAACGACTTTTTTTTAATTCTTTAAAATTTTGTGACGTTGACGCTTCACCGGAGCAGTGGAACGTTACATCGCTTGTGATATGTATTGAATGAGGCCTACCACCATAAATAATACGTAGCCTACGCCCAGGAAAAAGAAAGAAAGCCGCCAAACTGCACGAAGCAGCCGTTTTCCGTCCACCCCTCCTTTGAGGCGGTTTTGCGCGCCGCCAATCAGTCCGGCGGATATTAATACAATAAGTAGTATAAGAAAGAAGCCAAATGATGAGTCGAAAATAATATTAAACAATCCGGAAACTGACAGCAATAAAAACAAAGTCGTTACGTCCATCGCCATCATCATTGTTTTTCTCTTGTCATGCCTCAGCCCGATTCCTGCGAAATACACAATTAAAAAAGGAACAATCGGAATAACGCTTAACACGCCGAACGAATTCCGGAGAAATTCCAAACAGCCTCACCCCTCCCTCACAGTCATGCCTTCTACCAGTCCGCAGATCCCGCGGTGCAGTGGCGCCTGAACGCCCTGCTGCAGCCCCATATTCACAATGCTTCCGTTAATCCAGCGGATTTCCGTCTCCCTTACAGCAAGCACATCAGCCAGCATCGATGATGTATTGCCCGAGGTCGCACGGCATACTTCAAGAATGGCTTCCCAGGCACCCTGCTCCAGGGTGATCCCGCAGGCCTCGAATATCCCGATTGCCTCTGTATACAGTTCCCTCATAAGGTGTACACGTTCAGGAGAGGCCAGCAATTCGCCGTTCTGGACCCGCCAAATGGCGGTTAAAGGATTAATTACAGCATTGATTAGAAGCTTCCGGTAAATGATGGTATCCACTTCTTTCGACAGAGAAGCGTGAAATCCTGCTGAGGCAAGAGCTTCTATGAAACTAATTATGGCCGCAGGATCAGACGCCTGCATATCAGTTTCATGAATATAAGTAGGGGAGCTGCTCTTCCCTAAACATATTTCCCCTTTACCTGCATGAATAACCTCTGTTAATGTTTTCCTCTTCGCCGCCTCTGTCGTTACAGCCGCCCAGATGGATGATTCCGGCAACAGCTCCCGCAGCAGCTCCAGATGTCCATAGCCGTTCTGGAACCCTATGATTACAAGCTTCCTGTCTCTTAGCGGCAGGAGAATCTCAGGCAGAGCCTCATGAAGCACCTTCTGCTTGACCGTTAACAGCGTAACCTCCCCGGGCTCGGCGAGCTGACACTGTGTATATTCTTCTACCGGTGCAGCGGAGAAGCTGCTGCCTGGAAGCAGCATGGACTCCCTCTCATCTTCATAGCTGACAGTCAGCCCCTGTTCGGTTAGCGCCCTGCTCTGCCCCTCACTCCTGCACCATATCCGCACTTCGGCTCCGCCGGCGATCAGCCTGCCTGCAAGCAGCAGCCCCAGTGACCCAGCACCTATCACATCGATTCTCATGCTAACCCTGCCCCCTGCCAAGCTCCAATAATTTTCCTAATTATATCCTGCTTGTCTCTGCAAAAGCAAAACAAAAAACCCTGCTAATCCGTTGCTGTGACGCAATCGGACGCAGGGCTCGCTGCCTAAATCTTCTATTCAATCCGTTCCAGGTTTCCGTTCGCATCCATTTTGAAGCGGGTTTTCTCTTCATCCTCTTCATTAAGAAAAGCCAGCCTGCGCGCACGGTCCATAATCTGGATCAGCGCCTTGTAATCATCATTGACCACACGGTAATCACTCTGGGCAAGATTCACTTCTCTGGATAAACGTTCATTCTCTACTCTCAGTTCAGAGAGCTCTTCTTCCTTCTCCCGCAGATCGCGCTCCAGCATTTTAAGCTGTCTTCCGGCCTCCTGGAACGTTCCCTTCCATTGCCGCAAAAAGCGGATCACTGCATCAATAGACAAACTGTTCTCGCTTAATCCTTCGCTGCGGCTGTAGTCTTCTTCCATATCACCAAGAATCAGTCCGGCTACCTGTGCTCCGCGCGAGGCAGGCTGTTTTTTCAGATAGCTCCGTTTCTGGCGCTGGCCTTTGGCAATCCCGATGGCATCCTCGTAGCTTTTGCGCACACAGCTGTTCCAGCGGAAACCGCACGCAGCCGAAGTTCTGCCGATTTTTTCACCCACCTCTTCAAAAGCAGCAAGCTGTGTGCTGCCTTCACGGATATGACGCAGCGTTATTTCTGCCAATATCAGATCATCTTCCGCACTCCAAGCATCCTGTCTAACGGCTGTCATAAAGCCTAACCCTCCTAACAACATCATGAAATAACCATCTTCAAAACCGGCAGCTCCGCCGGGTAGTGAATAGGGGATAAAAGCTGCTTACTCCATTTCTATGCCTCTATTAGAGTTCATAGAATCTATTTGATACTAATTTGTATTGCCAATTTGTCTGCACCTCATACTACCTTTGCTATAAATTCTCTTTTTCCGGGCAGATGGCTTGTGTCAATAATAAAAATCATATTT
This genomic interval from Paenibacillus sp. FSL H8-0332 contains the following:
- a CDS encoding peptide ABC transporter substrate-binding protein, translated to MKKSKSLLLMFALVLVIGTVLAGCGGNKNNTNSGTNAAATTAPEGSTNTGTTGDEKLAADQTLRVNLTAEPPTFNPAQAQDSQANTVLKTMYEGLTRMNDETGQAEPGIAEKWDVSADGLVYTFHLRDAQWSNGDPVEAADFVRAWKIVLDPNTDPTAPYAYQLYYLKNAEEYYGKKITDFSQVGVKAVDAKTLEVTLKAPTPYFLGLLSFYTYYPVHKSVEGNAKWATSKDTMITNGAFTLTEWTTGQSLQVSKNDKYWDAASVKLAKIDFSLVNSGATELLSYKNGELDRAGAPHGEIPQEQIPIVQKELPNEFQRKGIASTYYYEFNITEKPFDNVKIRKALAMSINRQALIDNVTLGGQIPAFGYVPPGIAGADGEFRNAVKDDYFKEDIEGAKALLKEGLAEEGLTALPPVELSYNTSEGHKKIALAVADMWKKALDITVNTVNQEWAVFIDNRQNLNYQIARAGWTADYNDPMTFLDMWVTGGGNNDTGYANPEYDKLINEAKTSSDLAARQEMFAKAEKMIIQDDMILIPFYYYTNNSLTKEYLKGVTLDFSGAIDFTRGYLLEH
- a CDS encoding DUF3397 family protein, with protein sequence MEFLRNSFGVLSVIPIVPFLIVYFAGIGLRHDKRKTMMMAMDVTTLFLLLSVSGLFNIIFDSSFGFFLILLIVLISAGLIGGAQNRLKGGVDGKRLLRAVWRLSFFFLGVGYVLFMVVGLIQYISQAM
- a CDS encoding ketopantoate reductase family protein translates to MRIDVIGAGSLGLLLAGRLIAGGAEVRIWCRSEGQSRALTEQGLTVSYEDERESMLLPGSSFSAAPVEEYTQCQLAEPGEVTLLTVKQKVLHEALPEILLPLRDRKLVIIGFQNGYGHLELLRELLPESSIWAAVTTEAAKRKTLTEVIHAGKGEICLGKSSSPTYIHETDMQASDPAAIISFIEALASAGFHASLSKEVDTIIYRKLLINAVINPLTAIWRVQNGELLASPERVHLMRELYTEAIGIFEACGITLEQGAWEAILEVCRATSGNTSSMLADVLAVRETEIRWINGSIVNMGLQQGVQAPLHRGICGLVEGMTVREG
- a CDS encoding RsfA family transcriptional regulator — its product is MTAVRQDAWSAEDDLILAEITLRHIREGSTQLAAFEEVGEKIGRTSAACGFRWNSCVRKSYEDAIGIAKGQRQKRSYLKKQPASRGAQVAGLILGDMEEDYSRSEGLSENSLSIDAVIRFLRQWKGTFQEAGRQLKMLERDLREKEEELSELRVENERLSREVNLAQSDYRVVNDDYKALIQIMDRARRLAFLNEEDEEKTRFKMDANGNLERIE